TCGTAGTCGGCCAGGAAGTTCTCCAGCCAACCGATGGTTTCCACATCAAGGTGGTTGGTAGGCTCATCCAGCAGCAGGATGTCCGGGTTACCAAACAGCGCCTGAGCAAGCAATACACGTACTTTTAAGCTACCGCTCAGATCCTTCATCAGCACTGCATGCAGATCTGCACTTACGCCCAGATCACCCAGCAGGGTACCTGCATCACTCTCGGCGGTATAACCGCCCATTTCGCCGTATTCCGCTTCCAGCTCACCTGCACGCATACCGTCTTCTTCGGTAAAGTCTTCCTTGGCATAGATACTATCTCTCTCATGAGCGATCTCCCAAAGTTTCTTGTTACCCATTAATACGGTATTCAATACAGTCACCTCGTCAAACTCAAAGTGGTTCTGTTTCAGTACGGACATGCGTTCACCAGGGGTGATTTCCACAGTACCTTTGGTGGGATCTATCTCACCTGAAAGGATCTTCAGGAAAGTCGACTTACCGGCACCGTTTGCACCGATTACACCATAACAGTTGCCTTTGGTAAAGTTGAGGTTAACTTCATCAAACAACACTCTTTTTCCAAAAGAAAGCGATACGTTTTTAACACTGATCATGCTGGCTAAAGAAATTTAAGGCGCAAAGTTACGAAAAAATATACGGTTTCAAGATTTTATCAGATTAATACAATTTTAAGCGGGCAGCCTCCCCGGCCCCCACAAATAGCGGCTTTTCCCTCTCTGCAAAAGGTACCTGTATCCATCTCTTTTCCCATTCAAAAACGGGTTTCCCCTGGAGCCAGGTGAGCGATCACTCAAAAATACGGCTGAGCCGGGAATGATCCGGAGATAACCCGCAGATATCCCGCCTCTTTAAAGATGCGGCTTATAGGCGGCTTATAGGCGGGATATCTGCGGGTTATCTGCGGGTTATCCCTATTTTTCACCCGGCGGGGTTAGCCCTGATCCAGGTTCATAATCTGGTTAAATGATCTTGCTGAAGTCTACCCGAAGCCCGGCCAAGGTTCCGGCAATTTTTCTTCTCACACGAATACCTTAATTTTAACCCCTGCATTGATCCACCTTTAATTACTTTCGCCAATGACCAAATACGACGAGATTTTTGAGAACAACAGACGCTGGATAGCCTCTAAAACTGCTACCGACAAGGAATTTTTTGAGAAAATGGCTAATGGTCAGCAACCGGACTACCTCTACATTGGCTGTAGTGATAGCAGGGTGCCCACCAATGAAATCATGGGCCTGGATGCCGGGGAAGTATTCGTTCACAGGAATATCGCCAACCTGGTCAATAACACAGACCTGAATGTAATGGCTGTGATCAACTACGCCGTTCGCCACCTGCAGGTAAAACACATCATCGTATGTGGCCATTACAACTGCGGAGGGGTTAAAGCCGCCATGCAACCAGCTGACCTGGGTCTGCTCAATCCATGGCTCCGCAATATCCGCGACGTATACCGCCTGCACAAGGAAGAGCTGAATGACATCAAAAATGACCATGATCGCTACAACCGCCTGGTAGAACTGAATGTACAGGAACAGTGCGTGAATGTGATCAAGACGGCCGCCGTTCAACAATCTTACCTGCTAAATCAGTTCCCTACTGTACATGGCTGGGTGTATGACCTGCACAACGGGGAACTCAAAGACCTGAAGATTGATTTCGAAAGAGTCCTGCACGAAATTCAGGAGATCTATGACCTGACTGGTGAAGGATTGATGAAAAAATAAAACAATGACAACTGGGCCAATTGGCGTATTCGACTCCGGCTATGGAGGATTGACGGTGCTCAAAGAGATCATCGCTGCCCTCCCGCAATACGATTATATCTACCTGGGCGACAATGCCCGTGCCCCCTATGGCAACAGAGGTTTTGAAACCATCCATACCTATACACTGGAATGTGTACAGCAGCTTTTTGACATGGGCTGTCCTTTGGTGGTACTGGCCTGTAATACGGCTTCTGCCAAGGCACTCCGCACCATTCAGCAAAAAGACCTGCCGGACATAGCCCCGGATCGCCGGGTTTTAGGGGTGATCAGACCTACTACCGAAATGGTGGGTACCCTTACTCAAACAGGTGAAGTAGGCATATTGGCAACAAAAGGTACGGTGAGCTCGGAATCGTATCCCATTGAGATTAAAAAGTTCTTTCCACATGTAAAAGTGCATCAGCTGGCTTGTCCGATGTGGGTTCCTTTGATTGAAAATGGGGAAGCAGAGAGCGAAGGAGCTGATTATTTTGTAAAGAAATACCTGGATCAGATCCTGACGGATGCACCTGATATTGATACCCTCGTATTAGCATGTACCCATTATCCGATACTGACTAAAAAAATAAGGCAGTTCCTGCCTGCGGGAATCACCTTATTGTCACAGGGGAAGATCGTTTCTCACAGCCTGAAAGATTATTTACAAAGACATCCTGAAATGGAGACAAGACTGAGTAAGAATGGCAACCGAAAATTCTTTACAACAGACGATCCGGTTATATTTGAAAAGCTCACAAATATCTTCTTTGGGGAAACAGTCAAAACAGAGTTCCTGGAACTTAAAAAATGAAAAATGCCGGCGTAAAACGCCGGCATTTTTCATTAAATCATTTTCATTTTTTCATCAAATTATTTCCCTTCAAGACCTAACAGGAACGCATACTGTAAAGCCACATCTTCCAAAGGCTTGAACCTTCCTGAAGCACCACCATGCCCCGCTTCCATATCCGTCTTGAACAACAACAAATGCTTATCTGTCTTCAATGCTCTCAACTTCGCTACCCACTTAGCCGGCTCCCAGTACTGCACCTGTGAATCGTGCAAGCCTGTCAATACCAGCATATTTGGATAATCCTGTGCTACCACATTATCATAAGGAGAATAGGATTTCATGTAGTCGTAGTAGTCTTTCTTTTTCGGATTTCCCCACTCATCAAACTCACCTGTAGTCAAAGGAATACTCTCATCCAGCATCGTCGTCACCACATCTACAAAGGGCACTGCCGCAATCACCCCATTCCATAATTTCGGCCGCATATTCACCACAGCACCTATCAGTAAACCACCTGCACTACCACCCATTGCATACAAATGCGCACTATCCGTATATTTCTGCGCCACCAGGAATTCCGCACAATCAATGAAGTCTGTAAATGTATTCTTCTTTTTAAACAGCTTACCATCTTCATACCACTGCCTGCCCATTTCTTCTCCACCACGAATGTGTGCTATCGCATAAGCAAAGCCTCTATCCAGCAAACTCAATCTGCCTGAGCTAAAGCCGGGATCGATACTATGCCCGTAAGATCCGTATCCATATAACAACAGCGGCCTTTTGCCATCTTTCTCAAATCCTTTCTTGTATACAATAGAAATAGGCACTTTCACGCCATCTCCCGCTGTAGCATACACGCGTTCTGTTACATAGTTTTTAGGATCATATCCACCTAACACTTCCTGTCTTTTCTTCAACTCATTCGTCTTCGCATCCATGTCATAATCGTAGGTTGAATTAGGCGTAGTCATGGAGGTGTATACATAGCGCAAGGTCTTGGTATCAAACTCAGGGTTGATAGAAACACTGGCTACATAAGCAGGTTCATCGAAATGCAGGTAATGCTCTTTGTGAGTATGTGTATTGATCACACGCAGTTGTGTGAGCCCATTCTTACGTTCGCTCAGCACCATATGATCTCTGAACAGTTCCTGTCCTTCCAGCAGCACATCTGCACGATGCGGGATCACTTCTTTCCAGTCCCTGATATTCGTCTTATCCAGCGGGCATTCCATCAGTCTGAAGTTTTTGGCTTCATAGTTCGTCCTGATATAAAAATGCTGATCCTGGTGATCTACATCGTACAACATATCGTGCTGGCGTGGATAGAATACCCTCGCATCATTCATAGGTTTGGAAGCATCCAAGATCCTGTACTCAGAAGACAGGGTACTTTCACTTGCGATGAAGATGAACTGCCCTGATTTACTTCTGTAAGCAAATGTATTATAGGTCTCATCTTTCTCATGGAAGATCTCCTTATCCTTAGCTACTTCAGTACCTACCACGTGTCTGCCAATTCTGTCAGCACGCAGGGTAACCGGGTCTTTACCTGTATAGAAGAAGGTCTTGTTATCACTTGCCCATGCCGCACCACCGGTGGTATTCAGAATAGCATCAGGGAGGATCTCACCTGTCTGCAGGTTCTTGACACGAATGGTATACTGACGGCGGCTCACGGTATCTACACCGAAAGCTAACCATTGCCCGTCAGGGCTTACAGCCATACCACCTACCTGGTAGTAATCATGTCCTGCCGCCATTTCGTTCACATTGAGCGTGATCTCTTCTTTGGCTTCCAGGCTACCTTTTTTACGGCAGTAGATCGGGTATTCCTTTCCTTCTACGTAACGGGTGTAGTAGTAATAACCATCTTTCAGGTAAGGCACACTGGCATCCGTTTCCATGATCCTGCCTCTCATTTCCTCATACAGCTTCTTACGCAGTTGTGCAGCGGGTGCCATCAGGGTATCCAGGTAGGCGTTCTCTGCATTCAGGTAAGCAAGGACTTTAGGATCATTGCGATCATTCATCCAGTAATAGCTATCTATACGGGTATCTCCGTGAATAGTAAGCGCTGTATCTTTCTTTTCCGCTACCGGAGCGGCTATTGTTGACGTTGATTCTGCTGACATAACTTTCTTTTTTTCCTTACAGGCAAACAGGGCCATAGCTGAAACCAGGTAAAAAGCAGCGGCTATCCTCATAGGTGGTAATAATTGAGGCTATAAAAGTACAAAATTAACCTACCTCCACCATCTTCACGGGGTCCCACTTTATAGGGCGCTGCTGAAAATAACTCTCATTCGTTAGCAAAGCGGGTCCTGCCGCCCGAAGTCCAAAGGTAGCATCTTCTACCACTTTCCTGCCGCTTCGTACAGATTCATAGAAATTTGCGAGGTGTTCGGCATGGGAGTTATATCCTTCAGGTGCGTTGAACGCACTCTCTCCTACCTGTACAGGTTGCTGTCTTTGCTCAGGGCTATACTTCTCATTATATTCTTTTACATAGGCATCCTGCGTGGCTTTGGGCCAGGTATTGTAAGTATCCCAGCCACCATATCCCGGTGCCGCAGCGAGTTTATGCTTCTTTATTTTGAAGCTATCCCAGCCTAATTCCAAAATTCCTTCGGTGCCAACCAACCTTGTGAATTCACCGCCGCCACCACCATCGGCAAAGTTTACTCTCAGGTTTACCTGGAATCCCGGGTAGTCCATAAGCGCCATCACGACATCAGGTACATCGCGACCATCATTCCATTGTTTCAGGGCACCTGTAGCATACACTCTTTGAGGCCCTAAAGCACCTGTCATAAAATGCAAACCTGAAATGAGGTGTACAAACAGGTCACCGGGAATACCTGTACCATAAGCCTGGTAATTGCGCCAGCGGAAAAAGCGAATGGGATCAAAGGGAATTTTGGCAGTGTCTTTCAGCCAGGTATCAAAATCTACGGTAGCGGGTGAGGCATCGGGTGGAATGGAATATTGCCAGGCGCCAATGGCATCATGGCGATCCATGTGAGCTTCGACCAATACCAGTTCGCCGATATCACCTGCCAGGTAGCGTTTTCTCGCTTCAGCAAGGCCTATACTACTTACCCGCTGACTGCCCACCTGGAATACGGCTTTTGTCTTTGCCTGGGTGGCAATGACCTGGTGCCCTTCGGAGATCTGCTGTACCATGGGCTTTTCACAGTAGACAGCCTTCCCTTTTTCCATGGCAGCGATAGAGATGGTGTCATGCCAGAAGTCAGGGGTGGCAACGATGATCGCATCGATGTCTTTTCTTTCCAGCAGTTCCCTGTAATCGCGGGTGGTAAAGATGTTGTTGCCGTATACCTCTTTTACTTTTGTGAGGTGGCCGGTATAGAGGTCTGCAATACCTGCCAGTTCTACACCGGGAACGCTGAGTGAGTCTTTTACATCAGCAAAGCCCTGGATGCCCATGCCTACACAGCCGATACGGATCTTGTCATTGGGGGAGAATCTGGCAAAGGAAGATAATGGTCCAAGGAGGGCTGCAGTGCCGCCTACATTGCGCAGGAATGTTCTTCGGGATTGTTGGGTCATAACGGAAATTATTTGGGTACTACAGGAAATTACAACTTATGCCTGCAAAAAACAATAAACGTTGTGCTGAACTTTTGCTTTCAGCAAAAGTTCAGCACTGCGAAAGCGGGTGCTTGTCGCGGCTATCGCTACAACAAGCACCCGCAAATCCATAAAAAAAGGATGTACCCTTGTGGATACATCCTCTATATTTTCAATTACGACGATATTACTTTCCGTAAGTAAAACCAGCACTGATAAACTCCCTGTTCAAACGGGCAATATTAGTCAGTGAGATCTCTTTAGGACATTCAGCTTCACAAGCACCTGTATTTGTACAGCTACCGAAACCTTCTTTATCCATTTGAGCCAGCATGTTCAGTACACGGCTCTTCTTCTCAGGCTGACCCTGTGGCAGCAATGCCAGCTGGGATACCTTTGCAGCTACAAACAGCATAGCAGAAGAGTTTTTACATGCAGCTACACACGCACCACAACCGATACAGGCAGCAGCAGCAAAAGCAGCATCTGCATCATCCTTAGGAACAGGAATGTTGTTCGCATCCTGTGCATTACCTGTATTTACAGATACGAAACCACCTGCTTCCATGATACGGTCAAACGCTGCACGATGTACAGTTAAGTCTTTGATCACAGGGAACGCACCCGCTCTCCATGGTTCTACAGTGATGGTATCACCATCCTTGAAAGCACGCATGTGCAGCTGACAAGTGGTAGTACCCTGCCATGGACCGTGTGCACGGCCATTGATATGCATAGAACACATACCGCAAATACCTTCGCGGCAATCGTGGTCGAAAGCGATTGGATCTTTCCCTTCGTTAACGAGACGCTCATTCAGCACATCGAACATTTCCAGGAATGACATTTCAGAAGAAATCTCACTTACCTGGTAATTTTCGAAATTACCCTTCGCCTCTGCGTTTTTCTGTCTCCACACTTTAAGTGTAAGATTCATGTTATAATGTACCATCTGGTTGGACTATTATTGTTGTAAATAATCTGGCCGGAGCCAGGCAAGACCTTATTTATAGTTACGCTGAGTAGGTTTACAAACCTCAAATACCAGCTCTTCTTTATGCAGCTCATATTGGTTAGGTCCTTTGTATTCCCATGCAGATACGTAAGAGAAGTTTTCGTCATCACGTTTTGCTTCACCGCCATCTTCCTGAGATTCTTCACGGAAGTGACCACCACAGCTTTCTCTACGGTTCAGTGCATCGCGGCACATCAGCTCACCCAGTTCCAGGAAGTCGGCTACACGGCCAGCTTTCTCCAGTTCAGGGTTGAACTCATTTTGCTCACCAGGAACACGAACGTCGCTCCAGAACTCTTTCTGTAAAGCAATGATCTCATCGATTGCTTCTGTCAGACCTTGTTCGTTACGCGCCATACCGCATTTTTCCCACATGATCTTACCCAGTTTCTTGTGGAAGTAATCTACGGATTTGGTACCCTTGATGTTCATCAGTTTATCCAGGGTATCCTGTACGTTCTTCTCAGCTTCTGCGAAGGCAGGATGATCGGTAGGGATGGCCTTGGTTCTGATATCATCAGCCAGGTAGTTGCCCAGTGTATAAGGAATCACAAAGTAACCGTCTGCCAGGCCCTGCATCAGTGCAGAAGCACCCAGGCGGTTTGCACCGTGATCGGAGAAGTTAGCTTCACCCAGTGCATACAGACCCGTTACAGAAGTCATCAGTTCATAGTCAACCCACAGACCACCCATGGTATAGTGTACCGCAGGGTAGATACGCATTGGCACCTCGTAAGGGTTCTCACCGGTGATCTTTGCGTACATGTCGAACAGGTTACCATATTTCTCTGCCACTACTTCTTTACCCAATTTATCGATCAGGGCAGGAGATGCGTCGTGCATCTGTCTTTTGTTAGCTTCAATCTTACCATAACGCTCGATAGCAGAAGCATAATCGAGGTATACAGCCTGTTTGGAACTACCTACACCATAACCGGCATCACATCTTTCTTTTGCAGCACGGGAAGCCACATCACGAGGTACCAGGTTACCGAATGCAGGATATCTTCTTTCCAGGTAATAATCCCTTTCATCTTCAGGGATATCAGCTGGTTTACGGTTATCGTTTTGTTTTTTAGGCACCCAGATACGACCATCGTTACGCAGTGATTCAGACATCAATGTCAGTTTGGACTGATGATCACCGGAAACAGGGATACAGGTCGGGTGGATCTGAGTGTAACATGGGTTACCGAAGAAAGCACCTTTTTTAGTGGCCTTCCATGCAGCGGTTACGTTAGAACCCATTGCGTTGGTAGACAGGTAGAATACGTTGCCATAACCACCGGTACACAGTAATACTGCATGACCGAAATGGCGTTCCAGCTTACCAGTGATGAGGTCACGGGCGATGATACCACGTGCTTTGCCATCGATCGTTACGATCTCCAGCATTTCATGACGGGTATACATGGTTACGTTGCCCAATGCCACCTGGCGCTGTAATGCAGAATAAGCACCTAACAGCAGCTGCTGACCTGTTTGACCTGCTGCGTAGAAAGTACGTTGTACCTGGGTACCACCGAATGAACGGTTGCTCAGCATACCACCATACTCACGTGCAAAAGGAACACCCTGTGCCACGCACTGGTCAATAATATTTCCGCTCACTTCTGCCAGCCGATGCACATTTGCTTCGCGGGCACGGTAGTCACCACCTTTTACAGTATCGTAAAACAAACGGTAAACAGAGTCACCGTCGTTCTGGTAATTTTTAGCAGCGTTGATACCACCCTGTGCAGCAATACTATGTGCACGGCGGGCGCTATCCTGAAAACAGAAAGCTTTTACTTTATATCCTAACTCGCCCAATGACGCAGCAGCAGATGCCCCTGCGAGACCGGTACCCACAATGATCACTTCCATGTTGCGCTTGTTAGCCGGGTTCACCAGCTTACAATGCCCCTTATATTCTTCCCATTTATGTTCTAATGGTCCGGCAGGAATTTTTGAGTTTAACATAGCTCCTTACTTTACTTAATGTTTTAAATAGATAATCACGGGAATAGCAGCGAAACCAACAGGAATCAGTACTCCAAAAATCCATACACCTACAAAATTGATCAGGCCATTGTACTTTACATGGTTCAGACCAAAAGTCTGGAAAGCACTCTTAAAGCCATGGATCAGGTGGAAAGACAGACCTACCATACCAATAACGTACAGGATTACCAGCCAAAGCTCGGTAAACGCAACGTATACGGTGCTGTACAGGTCAACAACTTCTTTACCACCAAAAGTTCCTTTAGGCAGGTCACCGTAGTGCATAGCCCACCAGAAATCTTTCAGGTGAATGAGCAGGAATACCAGCAGAATACTTCCCATGAACGCCATTTGACGGCTAAACCAGGAAGAAGTCTGATTACCCGGATTTACAGCATACTTAACCGGACGAGCTTTTTTGTTGCTGAAAGTAAGTTGTAATGCAACCCAGAAGTGGATTATAACCGCGACTTTTAAACCCCATGCCACAAGCTGGATCAATTCGTTGTGGGCCATGAAATCCGCGTAAGTGTTAAAGCCTTCTCCGTTATCATTGAGCAGCAGCTGAAGATTACCTACAAGATGCACAATAACGAAACTACAAAGGAACAGGCCGGTAGCACCCACTAATAATTTTTTACCGATAGAGGTATTAAAAAACTGTGACCACTTCATAAGTAAAATTAGCTTCCTTAAAAGATGATATGATAATTATTCGAATATATCGCGCAAAGTTAAAGCGGGAAAAATAAAAACCAAATGATATTTCTCATATTTCGGGTAGATGAAAACCCCAATGGTATTCATTCCCAATGAGGTAGGTATGCGAGTTCCTTCACCCGGCAAAAAGGCCACGCGGAATTCATCAATTGCCCGATGCGATCACTAGTCCAACCTCCGCATCATCAGGTTATCTATCTCGTTATAAATGTGTTGGGGTTGATAAGGCCGCCATTTTTCGACATCCAGCAAGTGAACATAGTTGTCCAGGTGTGCTTTCTCGAACTCCTGCCTGGTTTGCACAGGCATATTCAAAGCCACAATCCACCCGCCGTCATCTTTGATATCATCCCACCACTCCTCGTAATAACAATCATCAGAGGAGTGAAAGTTCATTACGTTTTCAGTTATTAACAGAAATTTTCTGATCCCTGTAGCGATCATCACATCAATAACGTCTCTTTTCAGGATCATGATGTCGTTTTCAATCGCGTCATTCCATTCTCCCAATAACTCTATGATGACATAATTGAATTGATAATCAGCAAACAGCACCTTCATGTACAGGTTCCGGGAACCGAATTCATCCCATTGTGGATGGACATAATAATTATATACCGTGTTTGAATAGGTGAACTCACTGTATTCTCTTCCGTAGAAAGGCGAGCTTTCATCCTCTTCCGCAGCATATAAATGACGCCAGTTATAAAAGGGTTCTATATTGTGCATGGTTATTTTCTGAAATTACTGTCTTCACAAATTTCGCGAAAAAACTGCAAATCTGGTTTATTCATGTGGGTTGGAAAAATCAGGATG
This window of the Chitinophaga sancti genome carries:
- a CDS encoding carbonic anhydrase, encoding MTKYDEIFENNRRWIASKTATDKEFFEKMANGQQPDYLYIGCSDSRVPTNEIMGLDAGEVFVHRNIANLVNNTDLNVMAVINYAVRHLQVKHIIVCGHYNCGGVKAAMQPADLGLLNPWLRNIRDVYRLHKEELNDIKNDHDRYNRLVELNVQEQCVNVIKTAAVQQSYLLNQFPTVHGWVYDLHNGELKDLKIDFERVLHEIQEIYDLTGEGLMKK
- the murI gene encoding glutamate racemase; this encodes MTTGPIGVFDSGYGGLTVLKEIIAALPQYDYIYLGDNARAPYGNRGFETIHTYTLECVQQLFDMGCPLVVLACNTASAKALRTIQQKDLPDIAPDRRVLGVIRPTTEMVGTLTQTGEVGILATKGTVSSESYPIEIKKFFPHVKVHQLACPMWVPLIENGEAESEGADYFVKKYLDQILTDAPDIDTLVLACTHYPILTKKIRQFLPAGITLLSQGKIVSHSLKDYLQRHPEMETRLSKNGNRKFFTTDDPVIFEKLTNIFFGETVKTEFLELKK
- a CDS encoding S9 family peptidase, yielding MSAESTSTIAAPVAEKKDTALTIHGDTRIDSYYWMNDRNDPKVLAYLNAENAYLDTLMAPAAQLRKKLYEEMRGRIMETDASVPYLKDGYYYYTRYVEGKEYPIYCRKKGSLEAKEEITLNVNEMAAGHDYYQVGGMAVSPDGQWLAFGVDTVSRRQYTIRVKNLQTGEILPDAILNTTGGAAWASDNKTFFYTGKDPVTLRADRIGRHVVGTEVAKDKEIFHEKDETYNTFAYRSKSGQFIFIASESTLSSEYRILDASKPMNDARVFYPRQHDMLYDVDHQDQHFYIRTNYEAKNFRLMECPLDKTNIRDWKEVIPHRADVLLEGQELFRDHMVLSERKNGLTQLRVINTHTHKEHYLHFDEPAYVASVSINPEFDTKTLRYVYTSMTTPNSTYDYDMDAKTNELKKRQEVLGGYDPKNYVTERVYATAGDGVKVPISIVYKKGFEKDGKRPLLLYGYGSYGHSIDPGFSSGRLSLLDRGFAYAIAHIRGGEEMGRQWYEDGKLFKKKNTFTDFIDCAEFLVAQKYTDSAHLYAMGGSAGGLLIGAVVNMRPKLWNGVIAAVPFVDVVTTMLDESIPLTTGEFDEWGNPKKKDYYDYMKSYSPYDNVVAQDYPNMLVLTGLHDSQVQYWEPAKWVAKLRALKTDKHLLLFKTDMEAGHGGASGRFKPLEDVALQYAFLLGLEGK
- a CDS encoding Gfo/Idh/MocA family protein, producing the protein MTQQSRRTFLRNVGGTAALLGPLSSFARFSPNDKIRIGCVGMGIQGFADVKDSLSVPGVELAGIADLYTGHLTKVKEVYGNNIFTTRDYRELLERKDIDAIIVATPDFWHDTISIAAMEKGKAVYCEKPMVQQISEGHQVIATQAKTKAVFQVGSQRVSSIGLAEARKRYLAGDIGELVLVEAHMDRHDAIGAWQYSIPPDASPATVDFDTWLKDTAKIPFDPIRFFRWRNYQAYGTGIPGDLFVHLISGLHFMTGALGPQRVYATGALKQWNDGRDVPDVVMALMDYPGFQVNLRVNFADGGGGGEFTRLVGTEGILELGWDSFKIKKHKLAAAPGYGGWDTYNTWPKATQDAYVKEYNEKYSPEQRQQPVQVGESAFNAPEGYNSHAEHLANFYESVRSGRKVVEDATFGLRAAGPALLTNESYFQQRPIKWDPVKMVEVG
- a CDS encoding succinate dehydrogenase/fumarate reductase iron-sulfur subunit, which gives rise to MNLTLKVWRQKNAEAKGNFENYQVSEISSEMSFLEMFDVLNERLVNEGKDPIAFDHDCREGICGMCSMHINGRAHGPWQGTTTCQLHMRAFKDGDTITVEPWRAGAFPVIKDLTVHRAAFDRIMEAGGFVSVNTGNAQDANNIPVPKDDADAAFAAAACIGCGACVAACKNSSAMLFVAAKVSQLALLPQGQPEKKSRVLNMLAQMDKEGFGSCTNTGACEAECPKEISLTNIARLNREFISAGFTYGK
- a CDS encoding fumarate reductase/succinate dehydrogenase flavoprotein subunit → MLNSKIPAGPLEHKWEEYKGHCKLVNPANKRNMEVIIVGTGLAGASAAASLGELGYKVKAFCFQDSARRAHSIAAQGGINAAKNYQNDGDSVYRLFYDTVKGGDYRAREANVHRLAEVSGNIIDQCVAQGVPFAREYGGMLSNRSFGGTQVQRTFYAAGQTGQQLLLGAYSALQRQVALGNVTMYTRHEMLEIVTIDGKARGIIARDLITGKLERHFGHAVLLCTGGYGNVFYLSTNAMGSNVTAAWKATKKGAFFGNPCYTQIHPTCIPVSGDHQSKLTLMSESLRNDGRIWVPKKQNDNRKPADIPEDERDYYLERRYPAFGNLVPRDVASRAAKERCDAGYGVGSSKQAVYLDYASAIERYGKIEANKRQMHDASPALIDKLGKEVVAEKYGNLFDMYAKITGENPYEVPMRIYPAVHYTMGGLWVDYELMTSVTGLYALGEANFSDHGANRLGASALMQGLADGYFVIPYTLGNYLADDIRTKAIPTDHPAFAEAEKNVQDTLDKLMNIKGTKSVDYFHKKLGKIMWEKCGMARNEQGLTEAIDEIIALQKEFWSDVRVPGEQNEFNPELEKAGRVADFLELGELMCRDALNRRESCGGHFREESQEDGGEAKRDDENFSYVSAWEYKGPNQYELHKEELVFEVCKPTQRNYK
- a CDS encoding succinate dehydrogenase cytochrome b subunit translates to MKWSQFFNTSIGKKLLVGATGLFLCSFVIVHLVGNLQLLLNDNGEGFNTYADFMAHNELIQLVAWGLKVAVIIHFWVALQLTFSNKKARPVKYAVNPGNQTSSWFSRQMAFMGSILLVFLLIHLKDFWWAMHYGDLPKGTFGGKEVVDLYSTVYVAFTELWLVILYVIGMVGLSFHLIHGFKSAFQTFGLNHVKYNGLINFVGVWIFGVLIPVGFAAIPVIIYLKH